The Bacillus zhangzhouensis region TGATTTCACCTAGCTGTTCCCAGCAGCGTGTTAAATCTATTTGAACGATGTCGATCGGTACGTCCATTTCAATTCCTTCAAGAGCATCCTCAATGGATTGTTTTGCTGCCTGAAGGAGAGCAATATGTCTTGTGTTACTTACATACGTTAAATCTCCACTTTCAATTGAACCCGTGAAGAATAGTGATTGAATCGCGATTTCAAGCTCATCAATCCCCTTTTCTTGTAATAATGATGTAGTAACCACAGGACGGTCCTTCGCTAACTGCTTGACCTTTTCGATATCAAGCTTAGGCTCAAGATCTGTCTTATTCACAATCACGATGATATCCATTCCTGAGACAGCCTCAAATAGTTTGATATCCTCTTCTGATAATTCCTCGCTATAATTGAGCACAAGTAAAATCAGGTCAGCTTCTTTTAAGACCTGTCTAGATCGTTCAACCCCTATACGCTCAACAATGTCCTCCGTCTCACGTATACCAGCAGTATCGACTAAACGAAGCGGTACACCTCTAACATTTACATATTCCTCAATGACATCTCTTGTTGTTCCAGGAATATCCGTTACAATCGCTTTTGTCTCCTGTACAAGACTATTCAACAAGGAAGACTTCCCAACATTCGGTCTTCCAATAATGACAGTGGATAATCCCTCGCGAAGTATTCTCCCCTGCTGAGAAGTCGTTAGCAGTGACTCAATTTCCTTTTTCACTGATGTTGCCTTTTCAACTAAGACTCGATGCGTCATTTCTTCAACATCGTCATACTCAGGGTAGTCAATATTCACTTCAACATGGGCCAGTGTTTCCAAAATCTCGCCGCGAAGTCGTTTAATCAAACCGGAGAGACGTCCCTCCATTTGAGTAATCGCTACATTCATCGCACGATCTGTCTTTGCGCGAATCAAATCCATTACCGCTTCGGCCTGTGAAAGATCAATTCTTCCATTTAAGAAAGCTCGTTTTGTAAACTCACCTGGCTCCGCTAATCTTGCTCCTTCTCTTAAAGCAAGCTGCAGTACTTTATTGACTGTTACAATTCCGCCATGGCAGTTAATCTCAATAACGTCTTCTCTCGTAAATGTTTTTGGTGCTCTTAATACTGACACCATGACCTCTTCTATTACTTGCTCAGTGCTAGAATCCACAATATGACCATAATGAATCGTATGTGAATCAACCGATACAAGTTTTTTCTCCTTAGGACCTTTATACATCCGATCAGCAATCTGTACCGCATCAGGCCCGCTTAAACGAATAATCGCAATCGCTCCTTCACCCATCGGTGTAGAAATTGCTGCAATTGTA contains the following coding sequences:
- the mnmE gene encoding tRNA uridine-5-carboxymethylaminomethyl(34) synthesis GTPase MnmE; this encodes MDTIAAISTPMGEGAIAIIRLSGPDAVQIADRMYKGPKEKKLVSVDSHTIHYGHIVDSSTEQVIEEVMVSVLRAPKTFTREDVIEINCHGGIVTVNKVLQLALREGARLAEPGEFTKRAFLNGRIDLSQAEAVMDLIRAKTDRAMNVAITQMEGRLSGLIKRLRGEILETLAHVEVNIDYPEYDDVEEMTHRVLVEKATSVKKEIESLLTTSQQGRILREGLSTVIIGRPNVGKSSLLNSLVQETKAIVTDIPGTTRDVIEEYVNVRGVPLRLVDTAGIRETEDIVERIGVERSRQVLKEADLILLVLNYSEELSEEDIKLFEAVSGMDIIVIVNKTDLEPKLDIEKVKQLAKDRPVVTTSLLQEKGIDELEIAIQSLFFTGSIESGDLTYVSNTRHIALLQAAKQSIEDALEGIEMDVPIDIVQIDLTRCWEQLGEIIGDAVHESLIDQLFSQFCLGK